The genomic window aattaaactattaaacttttaaaagtacgttattttttaaaatatttttaagtttgtgACGTATCAGGGCTGATAAATTCTTCAGCAATTCGCGGCTCCAAGATACTACCATAGACTTATGGATGCTATAGACAGCACTGTAATTCGCGATTAACAAATCTCGTGGCGCCGCCAAGTGGACTTCTGTAGAAACACTAAGAGTGATTGTTTACCGTTTTGATtacattttagaaaaatgaataaattaaaacaaatcaaataatgCTGTGTTGCTGCAAAATTccacaatgaaatattttgtcgTCGAAAAACAGGGCCTTTCCTTTATCGACAGGCCGCGCCGTCACACGTGATAATGACAAAATGTCTTCAGAAGTTATATGTCAGCCAAAGTCAGCGCTATACGTAGCTTATGACGTCTCAATGTAACTGAgcctttattatattaacttacTTTTATAATGCACCGTTTCAAATTGAGGTAATAATGTATAACCCTGATTTTAGTACCGAATGTTTCCGAATGGATTGTGTGCTGCAGCTGCATGTGGCCATGTGGTTTTGACAAGTTGAGTTGTTATCATGGgaaagaataaaaacaaaaatcctaATACAAAAGACAAATTACcacctaaattaaaaaagaaatttaaaaaatttccaaaaaaagttgATAAGGAACATGTCCATAAAAACAATCAAGTTATTCTACCCAAGAAAAAAGAATCGGTTAAGATTGTATCCAAACTATCAAAGTTATTGGAAAATGCTGACGAAAAATCTCCAAAACGACCTAAATGGAATGAAATACCTTTAAGAGAACGTATgtggcaaaaattaaaaagtgcaCGGTTTCGGTATGTTTTGACGCAAAAATGTAACCTTTCAAACTATTTAATTGAAACTCTTTTTCAGCTATTTGAATCAAGAAATGTATACCAAAACTGGTAATGAAgcaaagaattattttaaaactgacCCCGAAGCATTTAAGTCgtatcatgaaggttataagatGCAAGTCTCACAATGGCCCATTAATCCATTAGATGTCATTATAAAATCGTTAAAGAGACAGTAAGTAAAAAAGTTTAGTATTTTTGGAAACGATAAGGCGATAAACGATATCGTACGCAAGCGGGTCTCTAGCGTGAAtgcttattaataaaaattatctgaaaagttggttattattattacgagttggttgggttgagtttgtcgactacaAAGGAGCTTTTTGGATTCTGTAGaattagcccttgcgttcaaaaatgggacactattacagaaaacggaATTATTCTTCTCACGCTAGAGACCCGTTTGTGTACGAATAGCCTCACAATATGGAAAAGTTGGAATGTATACTCTTCATATATGTAGCTACTTCGCTAATATATTAATAACTTCTAGAATTAGACACGGAAAGTGGTGTTTCATGCGACAAATGGCTTCTATATGGCTACTATAGCCTCAACTTGGGACTCTAAAACGCCAACCGTAACGTGCAGATTTCTGAATTTTCACAAATTACAGCACAACGCTTACAAATTTGCAATTTCAGTTTCATAGTTCTTGAGAAATAATCCGACCGTATCGGTTTAAGAACCTCAACAACTTAGAAATACCATACTGAAGTCATGTATCAAGTATTTTTCgcctaaattttataatttccgataaaattcatcaaaaaaatttcacatttttggaATTAACATACTCGGAAATAAATCATACTTATACTTAATTTTTggtccttttttttatttttggttttaagtcaaaattttaagctaatgcaagtatcaaaaaatttttgagagaAAATCTaggttttataattaaagtcaTGTACTAAGTTTTATTTGCCTACGATTTatgattttcgataaaattcattagaaagaccaaatatttttggaataaacATACTTAGAAATAAGttatactaaattataaaacctagccgaataaaattttacatgaatTCAATATGATATTTCCGAGTTTTTTAGATGATTAAACCGTACAAAATGAGAATAAAAGCTTTTGGGTAATTTATAAGGAATTTTTCATTTGACAACGGGCCTTTATTAAGTCATAACTTATGAgtaacttttttgttaaaaaaatttatgacaattttgttttataaataagctaaaattgTGTAACTGTTTCGCCTTAAAATAGAATTCCAGGAACTAATAAAACTAAGGGATAATATTGAAACATACACTTTTCGcgtctaattttaaaatcatctaaagttaattaatatttgagataattatagaaaactttgaattgttttcaattttatttcctaggccaaaaaatttaatagttgctGATTTTGGATGTGGAGAAGCAGTATTATCAATATCAGTTCCACAAACAGTTCATTCATTTGACTTAGTTGCTTTGAACTCACGTGTAACAGCTTGTGATATGTCCAAAACACCCTTAAATAATGAAAGTATTGACATTGCTGTATTTTGTTTATCATTGATGGGAACAAATTTACAAGATTATTTACTCGAAGCGAATCGTGTTTTAAAAATTGGGTATGTATACAAAGAggatgttcataaaatatgCCGAGAACCCGACATTTTCGACTCTCTTTCCCTATTATGCCAGTACttcacatttttgtatatatttcgtTGTAATTATATCAAGAAGAGGAATTATACTAGAACCCTTTTCCCTTTTTGCATGActgatcaaacaaaaaaagaaatgtaaGGGTTCAAGGTTCACGTATATAAGTTTCTTCATTCCGAGTAACACTGTACATACTTGTATTGTGTGTTTCGTATAATAAGTAAACGTTTATATTACATTTGATTAATTGTATGATGGtaaatctaaatattatttatatatgatatttataattgtattataatatctttaataagtattttaaaaaatttataattttctgacTCTATAcccatagcgagacaacaaccttaataaaaactaacaaatatgatatcaaactaaaaatgatattatccTTCTAATACATGCGCATTTTATGAACggctttcaatattttataaaccttgaatgaatttttaacacctctttaaaattttacagggGTACATTGAAAATTGCGGAAGTTGAAAGTCGTTTTGAAAAAGTGGATGATTTCATTCAAGGAGTTgaaaaatatggttttaaattagtaacaaaaaatttcaataacgcattattttatttctttgattttaaaaaacagaatattgtaaaaaatcgtaaaaaattaccAACGATTTCTTTAAATCCTTgtctttacaaaaaaagataaatattctaataaattaaattttttgtatacaatttttctagtgtataatatattatcaatttaattacttaattaataaaatatcaattcaaaatatattaacattataaattacaaaaaaaaaataataaacataattacaaaaataaaatctataatatgaaatattaattacaacaaaacgggcactatcaaaaatattatttatattcagaaAGTCAAAAATAGAAATGTAACATCTTTgaactttttcaaatagtatTTGGCaaagataaaagatattttttactgAAAAGCTTTTTTGACATTCTTACATTCTTAAAATACTCTAAAAGCTATATTCTAAAATACAGGATGCTGTTTACgaatatgaaaaaatcaaaCGAATAACTATTTCTTTACTCATTTTATAAATTCCTATCCCTGTCTAGTTTTATCCGTACTTTCcttgtagaataaaaaaatgtatttatttcctTATACATCCTGTATCTTAGACTTCAAATCCTGAGAGCATACAATTAAAGCGTATATTTATTAATCACAAATAACATTCTCTTTTTTTATTgcagcaaaatttcaaatatcgaCCCTATTTTCTTTACATATTCATAATGTTTTAGATGGCTACCGAAAAAATATTACCAACAATTCTACATCgaattttcatccaaaaaatttctttgtggtTTTTGGATCCGATATGATAttgaaagttgtaaaaaaataatcccCTCcttattttttctgtataacatattagagaaaaaattttaagaggaTAAATTCTaccaacattattttttttgcttattattcAACTAATAAAAAtcgagatatttcgaaaattactcacgTTAATTAGCGAAATCGTACTTCGTTCACGGTATATCAAATTCAACAAACTGTAAGGGAACTTTTTTGAAGGAAGTTTGATGAAGAATTGCTGGTATTCTTTTATCTGTAGTGATCTGCACAGCCTGTACATTTCACGCTCTACAATCTTTTCTCACGTAGAACCTTAGTATCCCAAAAAATATGGCTTTAGAAAATGATTcacaatatttttctaataactgAAATATTGTAAAACATTGCATAGACAAGAGTcaataatgtttcaaaaaaatcatgaaatgtTTGTGATCTGTTTCTATGAAATGTTctgcaaaaaaagttattctgtATGACTTACAGcctcattgaaaattttcaaaaatatataattttctgttttgatatatttccataattaatttataataaaaaaaaaaactatgtaaaatttataaatataaaaaaaaattcttttaacgTGGCAGACAGCTACGATATTTGATCTTCAACGTTCAACTCCAACAAATCTTGAGCATCTTCACGTAAATTTTCCACTTTTTGTAGTAAAATCAACTGTtggcaaataaaaatatgttttaagccagtaatagaaaaataaaattgggtaCACCTATGAAAAggaataaagtttttatatttagcaGAAAAGCTTCAGTCGAATGCATAATAACAATTGcaatagaatatatattttttgtaactcccacaaaaataatattaatagttttgTAACTATTAATAGAATATGTGTAGAGGGTTTTGCTACATTTTCAATTCTTTCTCTTTTTATTTCACCATGGAAAGAAAAATTGGAACACATGGTGGTCACTCGGGTACGGTATTAATTTTTGGTCAATTTTCTACTACCAAATAAAGAATAAGGGGTCGATTGGTGAAACCTACAATTTATCTTCGTTTAGCTCCACTATGTCCATCAattcaaataacttttatcaGGGTGGCGATCGACCTGGAAATGTCAGAGAATTTTGAAATTCTGTAAAAGAATCTAGAATTTAATTCTGAAAACCTTATACGTCTTCATCGATATGTTTGAAAGTAGTATACGGTATGTCTGATTAATTATGTCTGAATGGAgaatcaatgttaaattttattagtattaaatattcaattcaacGAACTCCTATAGCTCTCGCTTCATTTTTTAAAGGAGTTCCTCATATTTTTTGTGGcaatttttacaaacatatgCACAACCCCATTGCTTAAAACAACCAACTATATAACAGCAattaattaaggaaaaaaagaGGTAGAGTGTTAGATGAAGATGATTTACCCTAATGAATGTTTTTGTATCAGAATATgagggaaaaaaatattttcatatatttcgaataggaaaatttcaaattatgatgcGTCATAAATGGTCAGGAAATTTTTGCTATCATAATGGAAAAGTCAGAGAATGTCAATTAATAGACCAATTCGATCGCCATCCTGTTTATAAACGTcaatatttactataaattaaaCGCTAAAATTTTAGAGAtatagatattttgaaaaaaaatcagtatATTTTCTACATGACtccacaaaaaaattcaatttataatataaaactagcTATTAGAAAGACCatacaaagaaaattgtttaccttTGCTGTATTGATCATTTGTATTGCAACTTTGGTACTCAAATTGGGTATTGCTTTAACTAAAGTTAACGGCTGAGTTGTTGCAATTGTTTGTAAGTTATTGAAACCAGCTTGTAATAATTGTTTGGCACGCGATTTTTTCACATGAGGCAGTTCTAATAATGGTAATAATTCTGGTGTACAACAATGAACTAAACGGCTTGATAAATCATCTAATAAAGCACAAAAACATCGAAATTCCtctaaattttcacaaaaatgaaataaatttgatgcAAAACTTGCTGATGATGTCATCAATTGTTGTAAAAAACCACGATtaacctaaattaaaaataatattttcagtatttcaatataatttttttttaattccttttaAATGCATTAATACTACAATCACTCGGACTCTTCACCTTTCAAAAAATACATACGAATCGATACCGTAtgatatgtataattaaataaaaagaagttGCTATCTGTAAAATGGacgctaaataaaaattttgtcttgaaAGCGAGTGAAATATTGCTAAGAAAATTCTGCTTTTCTTCTGTGTATTTAAAGAAAGCGTGTGTAAGTTACTTTTAAAGAATGACATTAacttactttaaacttttcagCAACCAAAAAAATAGGAACCTCCTTCCATAATTCAAGTAacattaatgttaaataaaatcttttatacaCACGTTCTGGTAAAtcctacaaaatattttaaatattagtttatttttaaaatttgaatttttttaaacatatactcGTAATGGTTGTCCTCGCATTATTCGAATTGCAGAATATTCAGTAATTCCAATCACTCTTGCGGCTACCACTTCATCCTTGTCTAAACTATTATACTGtaaaaaggtattaattttaaagataactTTTCTAatcaaatttggaattatttaaCTTACAGCACCATAATAAATATCCCTTTCAGGTCGTATTGATTCGGCTAAATCATAAGGTGTAACCAAATATAAAAGATGTAGTGAATTTAGTAATACTAAACTTCTTTGTGCTATAATCAAATCTGCAAAAATCATTTGGGCTTTGGTAACTTGTAAACCacctaaaataaaatcaagatttgtaaaaaatgatttcatttggagaataaattttcttactCTTTATGGCAGCTTTTCCTTGTCGGGTTACTCCTAATTCCTCGTCACATGTTAATACAACTTTAGAGTCTGAaggcttaaaataaaataaaaatttaataatctataaaaaagttttatttatacagaaaattGACTTCAGGTACAGGCAAAGAAATttcccattaaaaaaaaaaaaaatcctccCAAAcctggaaaaatcattttgataaaaGGCAAAAAAATAGAGGATTTTAGAGCTAAAAAAAAAGAGACTAACTAGGGTCAAATCCTTAGAAATTTTACGAGAAAACACGGTTTTATCTTGAAAAACCTCGTTTCTCGGCTTGTATGACTCATAGGAACTTCGTTTGAAGTtcaaattgaaacttttaatggtacctttttgtaaaaataggtGCTACGGAAAAGCCGCGTACTATAGTAACGAAGTATCctacgataatttaaaaaaaaagaataagcaTTGTCTTCGTTTAGAGTTGGCCTAAAACTTCTGCATAAGTATTAGTCTCATAGATGTATGATGAAAACGGAAATTTACAAACTATAGTGTAGAGCGATTATTAAAGCTGTCCATTGCAATCTTCGGTTTGTTGTTATTGGCATTTGATGATACAAAATCTTTTACTATTTGAGTAACTTGTTCAAGTGGcccattagctcagttggttagagCGTCGTGCTAATAACGCGAAGGTCGTGAGTTCGATCCTCCCATGggccaataattatttttatatgaaaacaatttttatattactagtgaaatttacaaaatatatttaaaaactccGGAgaaattttcgggtacggaaccccaaACTCGCAAGTGAGATCGTATGAAAAACATTCTCCGTTGAATTACTTtctagagccttctccaaatgGAACCGCTTTtcaggatcatcgcctattttttagttgtagtACAAACAGTATAATTACCAGTAcataatttggacccaaaataaataattcgatgGGTATTGGGTACTGTgttctaattgaaaaatgatgaaataataGCTCACAGTAATCAGCtaacattttgatttttctatcgcaaattttctaaatatcgtaaaaaagaTGTTAGTTATTCTGTATTCTTTGGTTAAAGTCTGTTTTGCtagagatacaaacaaatctttgttttttatcttggttgtttttatagttattcgaaaaataatttttctctgctttttgataaatgaataaacttttatatattcatGACCATGAATTCAtgacaaaagcaaatcgatgaaaaggtctattatggatgttttacatttaactaaatttaaaactcTAAAGAGAGACTGGAGGCTATAAAtcagtggtttttacttttaagcccagtgaagcgcgggtatcaatctagttaaaaataaatttcaaatcattttagtatgactgtaatttaaaaatgatttagttttaCCAAAACAACCGCCTTCAGGTGGAAGACGCGCTTCATCCCTatacctttttaattaaaaacagtatTAAAAATTCTGCCTTCTTGAAGTCTTTCTTTTCAAACTCGAAAACATTGCCAGTTCTCgtaacatatacatattacaATACGCaggatatataaatattttatcctgTTTACTTACACATCCTTTAATAATCTTTAACTAATTGAAGTTGCTTACCGTCATTTCAGGTTGATTCGGCAATCCATAGACAACTTGTTGTTCAAGTAAGGACTTAATTGACGAATCGACtacttgtttaatatttaaattcaatttatcttTTTGCACTGATAACAAAGTATACTTCATTAATTCGTTGATTTCTTTTCGGTTTTTTGCAATTCCAAGACCAATTACGCTTAGGAAAAAATTCCtagatgtaaaataaaataaaataataatgaaacttCTCAAGATAACAAAAATAAGGCAGGTATCATACTTTAAacccaaattattattttcatgtaaCGTAGACAATGCATGTTCCATAGACGATTCTAATAACTTTTGTAATCTTGTAATATCTTTTCGTGCACAAATTAGATAACTTTCACCCATCTCACCAAAGCCGGCTCGTCCTGCTCGTCCAATCATTTGTTTATACTTTGAGAGAGATATAAATTCGGATCCTACATACGGCGATCGTAAAATTACCTGCAAAAATTTAGTAGTATTATTTAGACTTATTATTGTCTAGTTTTTAGAATCTACTAAGAGTATTATTATCTATTAGGGAATTTGACTATTTCCTGAAAATAATGGTTATTGAGAAAATATATAGTCTAGGAATCGATACattaaatttgttgttatttagatattaagaaatatttgaagAGTAACTACTAACGAAACGTTTATAGAGTTTAAGTGAATTGAAGTTAATAAAGGTCCTATGGAATGTTTGCCGAAAGATTATCGACCATATCTTACCTCCACTCTCTCCTTCCCTAACTTCACCGTTTTTCAGAAAATACGAGAAGCATTTCCATTAAGAGatggaaatttttacaaaaccttTTAGATcctaatttttctgaaaaaggtATGGTCTGTTATACGTTGCATTTTCAGAAATTCCCGTTCTAACACGTTAAAGATTAGGAAATTAAGAAAATACAGTAGAGTCCCAGTAATTCGAACATTTGATAATCCGCTTCCTATCCTACCCTGTAAGAGTACAATCCTACATgcatttttctatacaattcCAGTAACGTCCTGCCATAACGTCCAGAGAAGGATGAGGTTTTTCCTTATAATATTTCGGCAAGCTTTGGCTTATAATCATACAATTGtcacattttattttagataatcgATGGAATCTATAGCTCATAGCATAATCGGAAAATCgatactgattatttattgaaatagtttGGAAATTAAATAGATCCTTTATGTATCTTATGTTTTTGTAATGAAACTTTAATaacgatttatttttttgttaacagaGAACTTGtgtgactttttttgatagtaAGCTAATATTCCAAAGCAAGAGTTCAATTTTTCGGCATTGTGGATTATAtcttcactttaaaataaaatctaagtTTCCAATTTCATGATtactgcaaatttttaaataacaattttaatattttaaattaaagaaaaaaagtcaaatattcAGTTTCAAAACCAATTATCATACTCGTTGTGCTGGAAGATTAACGCCAGCTGCTAATGTTGATGTACAACAAATCACATTAATAACACCAGATCGAAATGCATCCTCAATGAGAACACGCTCTTCACTAGTTAATCCAGAATGATGATACGCGATACCGTATGGAAGAGTCTTCTTTAAAATGGGGCATAAACGTCCATCGTTTTGCATGATTGAGCATAATTGATGCCGTTCCTTTTGATGAAGATCCAAAATATTCCTTCAAATTAGAGAAAAGTTTATTATTCTATTTCCTTTGTATGTCGTTATATGATA from Chrysoperla carnea chromosome 2, inChrCarn1.1, whole genome shotgun sequence includes these protein-coding regions:
- the LOC123292138 gene encoding ribosomal RNA-processing protein 8, producing the protein MGKNKNKNPNTKDKLPPKLKKKFKKFPKKVDKEHVHKNNQVILPKKKESVKIVSKLSKLLENADEKSPKRPKWNEIPLRERMWQKLKSARFRYLNQEMYTKTGNEAKNYFKTDPEAFKSYHEGYKMQVSQWPINPLDVIIKSLKRQPKNLIVADFGCGEAVLSISVPQTVHSFDLVALNSRVTACDMSKTPLNNESIDIAVFCLSLMGTNLQDYLLEANRVLKIGGTLKIAEVESRFEKVDDFIQGVEKYGFKLVTKNFNNALFYFFDFKKQNIVKNRKKLPTISLNPCLYKKR